The Fusobacterium necrophorum subsp. necrophorum genome has a window encoding:
- a CDS encoding SLC13 family permease, producing the protein MILWNPVVLSVVVMSVLCLLKLNVLISILIAALVAGGVAGMGLSGTISTLIGGMGGNAETALSYILLGTLAVAINHTGVASILSRKIASLVKGKKYILLCFIAFIACFSQNLIPVHIAFIPILIPPLLKLMNHLKVDRRAMACALAFGLKTPYVTLPVGFGLIFHGILSKEMSNNGMEIAKTAVYKPLWVLGVAMLIGVLLAIFVTYRNPREYQDLPLKGMQEVVSEKMEAKHWLTLVAAILAFVVQILTGSLPLGALAALIAMFVFRCIKWNEIDEMLNGGVQIMGLIAIIMLVAAGYGTVIRETGAVAELINALIGMVGGSKVVGAFAMLIVGLLITMGIGTSFGTIPVVATIYVPMCIQLGFSVQSTVILLAAAAALGDAGSPASDTTLGPTSGLNADGQHEHIWDTCVPTFLHFNVALIIGAMIGSIMIYG; encoded by the coding sequence GTACTTTGTTTATTGAAACTCAATGTGTTGATTTCTATTTTGATTGCTGCCCTTGTGGCCGGAGGCGTTGCGGGAATGGGACTTTCCGGAACTATCTCCACTTTGATTGGCGGAATGGGTGGAAATGCGGAAACTGCTTTAAGTTATATTTTACTTGGTACTTTGGCAGTTGCCATTAACCATACCGGAGTTGCCAGTATTCTTTCTCGAAAAATTGCTTCTCTAGTCAAGGGGAAAAAATATATCTTACTTTGTTTTATTGCTTTCATAGCATGTTTTTCACAAAATTTAATTCCTGTACATATTGCATTCATTCCTATTTTGATTCCGCCTTTGTTAAAATTGATGAATCATTTAAAAGTGGATAGAAGAGCTATGGCCTGTGCATTGGCTTTTGGATTAAAAACACCTTATGTTACTTTACCGGTGGGATTCGGATTGATTTTCCACGGAATTTTATCCAAAGAAATGTCAAATAATGGAATGGAAATTGCAAAAACGGCAGTGTATAAACCTTTATGGGTTTTAGGAGTTGCTATGTTAATTGGAGTTTTGTTAGCTATTTTCGTGACCTATCGAAATCCAAGAGAATACCAAGATCTTCCGTTGAAGGGAATGCAAGAAGTAGTCAGTGAAAAAATGGAAGCAAAACATTGGTTGACTTTGGTAGCAGCTATTTTGGCTTTTGTCGTTCAAATTTTAACGGGTTCCTTGCCTTTAGGAGCTTTGGCAGCTTTGATTGCCATGTTTGTGTTTAGATGTATTAAATGGAATGAAATTGATGAAATGTTAAACGGTGGAGTTCAAATTATGGGACTTATTGCCATTATCATGTTGGTTGCAGCAGGATACGGGACTGTCATTCGAGAAACAGGGGCGGTTGCAGAACTTATCAATGCTTTGATCGGTATGGTAGGAGGAAGCAAAGTAGTCGGAGCCTTTGCTATGTTAATTGTAGGGCTTTTAATCACTATGGGTATTGGAACTTCTTTCGGAACCATTCCGGTAGTTGCGACCATTTATGTTCCTATGTGTATTCAACTTGGATTTTCTGTGCAATCTACCGTTATTTTGTTGGCAGCGGCTGCAGCCTTAGGAGATGCCGGATCCCCTGCATCTGATACGACCTTAGGACCAACCTCCGGATTGAATGCGGACGGACAACACGAACACATCTGGGATACCTGTGTTCCTACCTTCCTACATTTCAATGTAGCTTTGATTATTGGAGCTATGATTGGTTCCATTATGATTTATGGATAG
- the ftcD gene encoding glutamate formimidoyltransferase: MAKIVECVPNYSEGRDLAKIEKIVAPFKEDTRIELLGVEPDGDYNRTVVTVMGEPEIVAEAVIRSIGIAAEVIDMNVHRGEHKRMGATDVVPFIPIKDMTVEECNELSKKVGKAVWERYQVPIFLYENTASAPNRVSLPDIRKGEYEGMKEKMLLAEWAPDFGERAPHPTAGVTAVGCRMPLIAFNINLDTADVEIAKKIAKAIRFSSGGFRYIQAGPAEIKEKGFVQVTMNIKDFKKNPIYRVFETVKMEAKRYGVNVTGSEIIGAVPMEAIVESLAYYLGVEDLGMNKILESKLMK, translated from the coding sequence ATGGCAAAAATTGTAGAATGCGTACCAAATTATAGTGAAGGAAGAGATTTAGCGAAGATTGAAAAAATAGTAGCTCCTTTTAAAGAAGATACTAGAATTGAATTGTTGGGTGTGGAACCGGACGGGGATTATAACAGAACGGTAGTAACGGTTATGGGAGAACCTGAAATCGTTGCAGAAGCTGTGATTCGATCCATCGGAATTGCAGCGGAAGTGATTGATATGAATGTTCACAGAGGAGAGCATAAAAGAATGGGGGCAACCGATGTCGTTCCCTTTATCCCGATTAAAGATATGACGGTGGAAGAATGTAATGAATTGTCAAAAAAAGTGGGAAAAGCCGTTTGGGAAAGATACCAAGTTCCAATTTTCTTATATGAAAATACCGCTTCCGCTCCGAATAGAGTGTCATTACCGGACATTCGTAAGGGAGAATACGAAGGAATGAAAGAAAAAATGTTATTGGCTGAATGGGCTCCCGATTTTGGAGAAAGAGCACCGCATCCGACAGCAGGAGTCACAGCTGTAGGGTGTAGAATGCCTTTGATTGCATTCAACATTAACTTAGATACTGCAGATGTTGAGATTGCGAAGAAAATTGCAAAAGCGATTCGTTTTTCCAGCGGAGGATTCCGATATATTCAAGCGGGACCTGCAGAGATCAAAGAAAAAGGGTTTGTACAGGTGACGATGAATATCAAAGATTTTAAGAAAAATCCTATCTATAGAGTCTTTGAAACAGTAAAAATGGAAGCAAAAAGATATGGAGTCAATGTGACGGGAAGTGAAATCATCGGAGCGGTTCCTATGGAAGCCATTGTAGAATCTTTAGCTTATTATCTGGGTGTGGAAGATTTAGGAATGAATAAAATCCTAGAATCCAAATTGATGAAATAG
- the hutI gene encoding imidazolonepropionase → MKADLILYEIGQLITSRELEGNHIEMLENGYLAIKGDKIIGVGTGEVPTSFIHFDTKFVKIGKKVVSPGLVDSHTHLVHGGSREHEFSMKIQGVPYLEILAAGGGILSTLKATREASLEELIEKTKKSLRYMLELGVTTVEAKSGYGLSLEQEIKQLEATKLLNYLQPISLVSTFMAAHATPPEFKGRTGEYVEEVIKMLPEIKKRKLAEFCDVFCEEGVFSVEDSRKILTKAKELGFQLKIHADEVVSLGGVELAGELQAVTAEHLMVITEEGIQALKRGRVIADLLPATSFNLRHEYAPARKILDAGVQVALSTDYNPGSCPSENLQFVMQIGAAHLKMTTEEVFKAVTINGAKALCREKEIGSLEVGKQADIAVFDVPNAEYMLYHFGVNHTDSVYKAGKLVYQR, encoded by the coding sequence TTGAAGGCGGATTTAATTCTTTATGAGATTGGACAATTGATTACTTCAAGAGAATTGGAGGGAAATCATATTGAAATGTTAGAGAATGGATATCTGGCTATCAAAGGAGATAAAATTATTGGGGTTGGGACTGGCGAGGTCCCAACTTCGTTTATCCACTTTGATACCAAGTTTGTAAAAATTGGAAAGAAAGTAGTTTCTCCGGGACTGGTAGATTCTCATACTCATTTAGTCCATGGAGGTTCCAGAGAACATGAATTTTCTATGAAAATACAAGGGGTACCCTATTTAGAAATTCTTGCAGCCGGAGGAGGAATTTTGAGTACCTTAAAGGCAACAAGAGAGGCAAGTTTGGAAGAACTGATCGAAAAGACAAAGAAAAGTTTACGATATATGTTGGAATTGGGAGTGACTACTGTCGAGGCTAAAAGTGGATACGGTCTGTCTTTAGAGCAGGAGATAAAACAATTGGAAGCAACCAAGTTACTAAATTATTTACAACCGATCAGCTTGGTATCCACCTTTATGGCTGCCCATGCAACTCCTCCGGAGTTTAAAGGGAGAACGGGAGAGTATGTGGAAGAAGTAATAAAAATGCTGCCGGAAATTAAAAAGAGAAAGCTGGCAGAATTTTGTGATGTTTTTTGTGAAGAAGGAGTGTTTTCCGTAGAAGATTCTCGTAAGATCTTGACAAAAGCAAAGGAATTAGGGTTCCAATTGAAAATTCATGCCGATGAAGTGGTATCCTTAGGTGGTGTGGAATTGGCGGGAGAATTACAGGCCGTGACGGCGGAGCATCTTATGGTCATTACGGAAGAAGGAATTCAAGCTTTAAAGAGAGGAAGGGTAATCGCTGATCTATTGCCGGCGACCTCTTTTAATTTGCGTCATGAGTATGCACCGGCTCGAAAAATTTTAGATGCAGGAGTGCAGGTGGCACTTTCGACAGACTATAATCCGGGATCCTGTCCGAGTGAAAATCTTCAATTTGTGATGCAAATCGGAGCGGCTCATTTGAAGATGACCACGGAGGAAGTGTTCAAAGCGGTTACGATTAACGGAGCAAAAGCGCTTTGTCGGGAAAAAGAAATTGGAAGTTTGGAAGTCGGAAAGCAAGCGGATATTGCTGTTTTTGATGTTCCAAATGCAGAATATATGCTTTATCATTTTGGAGTGAATCATACGGACTCCGTGTATAAGGCGGGAAAATTAGTATATCAACGATAG
- a CDS encoding cyclodeaminase/cyclohydrolase family protein, whose protein sequence is MKLIDMTLTQFLNEVDSPSPAPGGGSVGALVGSIGASLGRMVAHLSFGKKKYNAYPEEARAAFEKNFARLVEVKQELSRLVDADTDAYNLVMGAYKLPKDTEEQKAVREAEIQKNLKLAVQTPYETVMYCAEGIDLLGVLLQYGNQNAVSDIGVGCLMMFAGLEAGIFNVLINLQSITDEAYNQDIKEKVMKMKEKAETQKEEIIKRVEEAMM, encoded by the coding sequence ATGAAGTTAATTGATATGACTTTGACACAATTTTTAAATGAGGTGGACTCTCCAAGTCCTGCACCCGGAGGAGGTTCCGTGGGAGCTTTGGTTGGTTCCATCGGGGCTTCCTTAGGAAGAATGGTTGCTCACTTAAGCTTTGGAAAGAAAAAATACAATGCGTATCCGGAAGAAGCAAGAGCGGCATTTGAAAAGAATTTCGCAAGATTGGTGGAAGTGAAACAGGAATTGTCACGTTTGGTGGATGCCGATACCGATGCTTATAATTTGGTCATGGGAGCTTACAAATTGCCGAAGGATACAGAGGAACAAAAAGCGGTTCGAGAAGCGGAAATTCAAAAAAATTTGAAATTAGCGGTTCAAACACCTTATGAAACGGTTATGTACTGTGCAGAGGGAATTGATTTACTGGGAGTATTGTTACAATATGGGAACCAAAATGCGGTTTCCGATATCGGAGTGGGATGTTTGATGATGTTTGCCGGATTGGAAGCGGGAATTTTTAACGTTCTAATCAATCTTCAATCTATTACGGATGAGGCTTATAATCAAGATATCAAAGAAAAGGTTATGAAGATGAAAGAAAAGGCGGAGACACAAAAAGAAGAAATTATTAAAAGAGTGGAAGAAGCGATGATGTAA
- a CDS encoding SoxR reducing system RseC family protein, protein MENKGIVQKIDGNRITVKLFKDSSCSHCNQCHGASKYGKDFEFETDKKAKVGDLVTLEIAEKEVIKAAAIAYIFPPLMMIAGYLLADRLGFSENQSILGSFLGLGLAFLGLFLYDKLFAKKTIEEEIQVISVETYDPNNIENNTSCEC, encoded by the coding sequence ATGGAAAATAAAGGAATTGTTCAAAAAATTGATGGAAATCGTATCACGGTAAAACTGTTCAAAGATTCTTCCTGCTCCCATTGCAATCAATGTCATGGAGCCAGCAAATATGGAAAAGATTTTGAGTTTGAAACGGATAAAAAGGCAAAAGTGGGAGATTTGGTTACTTTGGAAATTGCAGAAAAAGAAGTTATCAAGGCGGCAGCCATTGCCTATATTTTTCCCCCGCTTATGATGATAGCGGGCTATCTTCTTGCCGATCGATTGGGATTTTCAGAAAATCAATCCATTCTGGGAAGTTTCCTAGGTTTAGGATTGGCTTTTTTGGGTCTTTTTCTCTATGACAAGCTGTTTGCGAAAAAAACGATTGAAGAAGAAATCCAAGTCATTTCTGTGGAAACATACGACCCTAACAACATAGAAAACAATACTTCTTGTGAGTGTTAA
- a CDS encoding rod shape-determining protein, which yields MLKKYLGRIFGMFSDDIGIDLGTSNTLICVKNKGIILNEPSVVAIQSKTKEIYEVGERAKLMIGRTPQAYETIRPLKNGVIADYEITEKMLNSFYRRISNRLLYNPRVIICVPAGITQVEKRAVIDVTREAGAREAFLVEEPMAAAIGIGINVFEPEGSMIVDIGGGTAELAVISLGGVVRKSSFRVAGDKFDADIIEYIRQTHNLLIGEKTAEDIKKAIGTVMEMEEDLSVDVSGRSLLNGLPKDVKVYSSELIPVLNASVQEIIEEIKVIFEKTPPELAADIRRRGIFITGGGALLRGIDQRMAENLNLKVVSVENPLNAVIDGITILLKNFNIYKSVLISTETDY from the coding sequence ATGTTAAAAAAATACTTGGGAAGAATTTTCGGAATGTTTTCAGATGATATTGGAATCGACTTAGGAACCTCCAATACTTTGATTTGTGTGAAAAATAAGGGGATTATTTTAAATGAACCTTCTGTTGTGGCAATTCAGTCCAAAACGAAAGAAATTTATGAAGTGGGAGAAAGAGCAAAACTGATGATAGGGAGAACTCCTCAAGCCTATGAAACCATTCGACCATTAAAAAATGGAGTTATTGCGGACTATGAAATTACAGAAAAAATGTTGAATTCTTTTTATCGAAGAATTTCCAATCGATTACTATACAATCCGAGGGTTATCATTTGCGTTCCGGCAGGAATTACACAGGTAGAAAAAAGAGCCGTCATTGATGTCACACGAGAAGCAGGAGCAAGGGAGGCTTTCTTGGTGGAAGAACCGATGGCAGCTGCCATTGGAATTGGAATCAATGTCTTTGAACCAGAAGGAAGTATGATTGTGGATATTGGAGGAGGAACAGCGGAACTTGCTGTGATTTCTTTAGGAGGAGTGGTTCGTAAATCTTCTTTCCGAGTAGCAGGAGATAAATTTGATGCAGATATTATTGAATATATTCGACAAACTCACAATTTATTGATTGGAGAAAAGACTGCGGAAGATATCAAAAAAGCGATTGGAACCGTCATGGAAATGGAAGAAGACTTGTCCGTTGATGTCAGCGGAAGAAGCCTATTGAATGGCTTACCGAAAGATGTCAAGGTGTATTCTTCTGAGTTAATTCCTGTCTTAAATGCTTCTGTACAGGAAATTATTGAAGAAATTAAGGTAATTTTTGAAAAAACTCCACCGGAATTGGCGGCAGACATTCGAAGAAGAGGAATCTTTATTACCGGAGGGGGAGCTTTGTTGCGAGGAATTGACCAAAGAATGGCGGAAAACTTAAATTTAAAAGTGGTTTCGGTAGAAAATCCATTGAATGCTGTCATTGACGGAATCACGATTCTTTTAAAGAATTTTAATATTTATAAATCTGTATTAATATCTACCGAAACAGATTATTAG
- the scpB gene encoding SMC-Scp complex subunit ScpB — MGMKDELESILFLGGDENKIKDLAKFFSVSLEDMLKILEELKEDRKDSGICVEINADLVYLVTNPKNGEVIHQYFEQEVKPRKLSAAAMETLSIIAYRQPITKREIEKIRGVGVDRIVQTLEERNLVRVCGHRDSIGRPKLYEVSNKFLGYMGISSLEELPEYEKIKESFDGRKQNSNQ; from the coding sequence ATGGGAATGAAAGATGAATTGGAAAGTATTCTTTTTCTGGGCGGAGATGAGAATAAAATTAAAGATTTGGCAAAATTTTTTTCAGTTTCCCTGGAAGACATGTTGAAAATTTTAGAAGAATTGAAAGAAGATAGAAAGGATAGCGGAATTTGTGTGGAGATCAATGCCGACTTGGTATATCTTGTGACCAATCCTAAGAATGGGGAAGTCATTCATCAATATTTTGAACAGGAAGTGAAGCCTAGAAAATTATCCGCTGCTGCTATGGAAACTCTTTCCATTATTGCTTATCGACAGCCGATTACAAAACGAGAAATAGAAAAAATTCGTGGGGTAGGAGTGGACCGTATTGTACAGACCTTGGAAGAGAGAAACTTGGTTCGGGTTTGTGGTCATCGAGATAGTATCGGAAGACCGAAATTATACGAGGTAAGCAATAAATTTTTAGGCTATATGGGAATCTCCTCCTTAGAAGAACTGCCGGAATATGAAAAAATAAAGGAGTCGTTTGATGGAAGAAAACAAAACTCGAATCAATAA
- a CDS encoding pseudouridine synthase: protein MEENKTRINKFLASKGVASRRQVDLWIEEGRISVNGSLATSGQKVSEEDDIVVNGKNVSQKKEKKVYYLLYKEEEVLSAVKDSRGRRTVVDCVPSPYRIFPVGRLDYRTSGLILLTNDGDLFNRMMHPRAEIFKSYEVLAKGHLTKEQLKTLEEGVELEEGKTLAALIAKVKYEKGNTFFEISIREGKNRQIRRMVEAVGSRVYRLRRTKIGKLSLDGLSLGEYRALEQKEIEYLYSLS from the coding sequence ATGGAAGAAAACAAAACTCGAATCAATAAATTTTTAGCCTCCAAGGGTGTGGCTTCCCGTAGGCAAGTGGATCTTTGGATTGAAGAGGGAAGAATTTCAGTCAATGGAAGTTTAGCGACTTCCGGGCAGAAAGTGAGTGAAGAAGATGACATCGTCGTCAATGGAAAAAATGTTTCGCAGAAAAAGGAAAAAAAAGTATACTATCTTTTGTATAAAGAGGAAGAAGTTCTTTCCGCAGTCAAGGACAGTAGAGGACGTAGAACGGTTGTGGACTGTGTTCCCAGTCCATATCGAATTTTTCCGGTGGGTAGACTTGATTACCGAACCAGCGGTCTAATTTTATTGACAAATGATGGAGACCTTTTCAATCGAATGATGCATCCGAGAGCGGAAATTTTTAAAAGTTATGAAGTTCTGGCAAAGGGACATTTAACAAAGGAGCAGTTGAAAACTTTGGAAGAGGGAGTAGAACTGGAAGAGGGGAAAACTCTAGCAGCCCTCATTGCGAAGGTGAAGTATGAAAAAGGAAATACTTTTTTTGAAATTTCGATCCGAGAGGGAAAAAACCGACAGATTCGACGTATGGTGGAAGCTGTGGGAAGCCGAGTGTATCGGTTACGTCGAACGAAAATTGGAAAACTTTCCTTGGACGGACTGAGTTTAGGAGAGTATAGAGCATTGGAACAAAAAGAGATAGAATATTTATATTCTTTATCATAG
- the gatC gene encoding Asp-tRNA(Asn)/Glu-tRNA(Gln) amidotransferase subunit GatC: MSLSREEVLKVAKLAKLKFSEEKIEKFREELNDILGYVDMLNEVDTTEVEALIYVHEAQNHFREDEVRASLKVEEVLRNTPNAEDGAIIVPRVVGEE; encoded by the coding sequence ATGTCTTTGAGCAGAGAAGAAGTTTTAAAAGTAGCAAAACTTGCAAAATTAAAATTTTCAGAGGAAAAAATAGAGAAATTTCGAGAGGAATTGAATGATATTTTGGGTTATGTGGATATGTTGAATGAGGTGGATACCACAGAGGTGGAAGCTCTAATTTATGTACACGAAGCACAGAATCATTTTCGAGAGGATGAGGTGAGAGCTTCTTTGAAGGTGGAAGAAGTATTACGAAATACACCGAATGCAGAAGACGGAGCAATCATTGTTCCAAGAGTTGTTGGGGAAGAATAA
- the gatA gene encoding Asp-tRNA(Asn)/Glu-tRNA(Gln) amidotransferase subunit GatA, with amino-acid sequence MKKIYEMTAKELHQSFLSGEYSAVEIVEAFFQRIEAVEQKINSFVSLRKEKVFEEAKKLDEKRAAGKTLGSLAGVVVAIKDNMVFQGEKSTAASKILENYEGIYDATVVAKLKEADALLVGSTNMDEFAMGGTTKTSYYKMTANPYDITRVPGGSSGGAASSIAAQQVPLSLGSDTGGSIRQPASFCGVVGLKPTYGRVSRYGLMAFASSLDQIGPLAKNVEDIAYAMNVLAGSDDYDATVEEVEVPDYTSFLGKDIRGMKIGVPKEYFIEGIREEVKEIILKAIDSLRALGAEIVDISLPHTKYAVPTYYVLAPAEASSNLARFDGVRYGYRSENSSNIEELYVNSRTEGFGDEVKRRIMIGTYVLSAGFYDAYFKKAQRVRRLIQEDFIKAFETVDVIVTPVAPSTAFQLSEQKTPIELYLEDIFTIPANLAGIPGLSVPAGMTGGLPVGIQFLGKAFHEGELLQVGSAFEKARGDWKLPILD; translated from the coding sequence TTGAAGAAAATATATGAAATGACAGCCAAAGAACTGCATCAAAGTTTTCTGAGCGGAGAATACAGTGCAGTGGAAATTGTAGAAGCCTTTTTTCAAAGAATTGAGGCGGTGGAGCAAAAAATCAACAGTTTTGTTTCCTTACGAAAGGAAAAAGTTTTCGAGGAAGCAAAAAAATTAGATGAAAAAAGAGCTGCCGGAAAGACTCTGGGAAGTCTTGCCGGAGTGGTGGTTGCTATCAAAGATAATATGGTATTTCAGGGAGAAAAATCAACCGCAGCTTCTAAAATTTTAGAAAATTATGAAGGAATCTATGATGCAACGGTTGTAGCAAAACTAAAAGAAGCCGATGCTCTGCTTGTAGGTTCCACGAATATGGATGAATTTGCAATGGGAGGGACGACAAAAACTTCCTATTACAAAATGACTGCCAACCCTTATGATATAACAAGAGTTCCGGGAGGGAGCAGCGGAGGAGCCGCTTCTTCGATAGCGGCACAACAAGTACCTCTATCTTTAGGCTCCGATACGGGAGGAAGTATTCGACAGCCGGCTTCTTTTTGTGGAGTGGTCGGATTGAAACCGACTTATGGGAGAGTATCCCGATACGGTTTGATGGCCTTTGCCTCTTCTTTGGATCAAATTGGACCTTTGGCGAAAAATGTGGAGGATATTGCTTACGCGATGAATGTTTTGGCAGGAAGTGACGACTATGATGCAACGGTGGAAGAAGTGGAAGTACCTGATTATACTTCTTTCTTGGGAAAAGATATCCGAGGGATGAAGATAGGAGTTCCTAAGGAATATTTTATTGAAGGCATTCGAGAAGAAGTCAAGGAAATTATTTTGAAAGCGATCGACAGCTTACGAGCTTTGGGGGCGGAGATTGTGGATATTTCCTTACCGCATACAAAATATGCCGTGCCCACTTATTATGTATTGGCTCCTGCGGAAGCAAGTTCCAACTTGGCTCGTTTTGACGGAGTTCGTTATGGATATAGAAGTGAAAACTCTTCCAATATAGAAGAATTGTATGTCAATTCGAGAACGGAAGGTTTCGGAGATGAAGTAAAACGAAGAATTATGATAGGAACCTATGTATTGAGTGCAGGATTCTATGATGCCTATTTTAAAAAAGCGCAAAGGGTTCGACGTTTGATACAGGAAGATTTTATCAAAGCCTTTGAGACTGTTGATGTCATCGTGACACCGGTGGCTCCAAGCACTGCCTTTCAATTATCGGAACAAAAAACTCCAATTGAATTGTATTTAGAAGATATTTTTACAATTCCGGCGAACTTGGCAGGAATTCCGGGACTATCCGTTCCGGCAGGGATGACGGGAGGGCTTCCCGTGGGAATTCAATTTTTGGGAAAAGCCTTCCATGAGGGGGAATTACTCCAAGTGGGAAGTGCTTTTGAAAAGGCGAGAGGAGATTGGAAATTACCTATTTTAGATTAG
- the gatB gene encoding Asp-tRNA(Asn)/Glu-tRNA(Gln) amidotransferase subunit GatB: MAREWESVIGLEVHLQLKTGTKVWCGCKADYDGEGMNTHTCPICLGHPGTLPKLNKKVVEYAVKAALALNCNINHHSAFDRKNYFYPDAPKNYQITQFEKSYAEKGYLDFTLNSGREVRVGITKIQIEEDTAKSIHAAHESFMNYNRASIPLIEIISEPDMRSSEEAYEYLNTLKSVIKYTGVSDVSMELGSLRCDANISVMEKGAAKFGTRVEVKNLNSFKAVARAIDYEIGRQIETIEQGGTIDQETRLWDDEAQITRVMRSKEEAMDYRYFHEPDLLQLYIPQSRIEEIQAMMPESKAEKLLRFTKDYELPDYDAQVLTEEMELADYFEKVVEVSKNPKSSSNWIMTEVLRHLKETGKEIEHFEISAENLGKIILLIDAKTISSKIAKEVFALSLTDNRDPEIIVKEKGLLQVSDEGAILAMVEEVLKQNEKMVEDYRNSDEGRKPRVLKGLMGQVMKLSKGKANPELVTKLMLERL; the protein is encoded by the coding sequence ATGGCAAGAGAATGGGAGTCTGTCATCGGATTGGAGGTTCATCTTCAATTGAAGACAGGAACAAAGGTTTGGTGTGGATGTAAGGCGGATTATGACGGAGAGGGGATGAATACCCATACCTGTCCGATTTGTCTGGGACATCCGGGAACCTTACCGAAATTAAATAAAAAAGTAGTGGAATATGCAGTGAAAGCTGCTTTAGCATTAAATTGTAACATCAATCATCACAGTGCATTTGATCGAAAAAATTATTTTTATCCGGATGCCCCTAAAAATTATCAAATTACACAGTTTGAAAAATCTTATGCCGAAAAGGGATATTTGGATTTTACTTTAAATTCCGGAAGAGAAGTTCGGGTGGGAATTACCAAAATTCAAATTGAAGAAGATACGGCAAAATCCATTCATGCGGCTCATGAATCTTTTATGAACTACAATAGAGCTTCCATTCCTTTGATAGAAATCATTTCGGAACCGGATATGCGAAGTTCGGAAGAAGCCTATGAGTATTTGAATACTCTAAAAAGTGTTATTAAATACACCGGAGTGAGTGATGTTTCTATGGAATTGGGTTCTCTTCGTTGTGATGCGAACATATCCGTCATGGAAAAGGGAGCGGCAAAATTTGGAACAAGAGTGGAAGTCAAAAACTTAAATTCTTTTAAAGCGGTTGCCAGAGCCATTGACTATGAAATCGGTCGTCAAATTGAAACCATAGAGCAGGGTGGGACTATTGACCAAGAAACAAGATTGTGGGACGATGAAGCACAAATTACCCGTGTAATGAGATCAAAAGAGGAAGCAATGGATTATCGATATTTTCATGAACCGGATTTATTGCAATTATACATTCCTCAAAGTAGAATTGAGGAAATTCAAGCTATGATGCCGGAATCCAAGGCGGAAAAATTACTTCGATTTACAAAAGATTATGAATTGCCGGACTACGATGCTCAGGTATTGACGGAAGAAATGGAATTGGCGGATTATTTTGAAAAAGTTGTGGAAGTTTCGAAAAATCCAAAATCCAGTTCCAACTGGATTATGACGGAAGTGTTGCGACATTTAAAAGAAACGGGAAAAGAAATCGAACATTTTGAGATTTCTGCAGAAAATCTTGGAAAAATCATTCTTCTCATTGATGCCAAAACTATTTCCAGCAAGATAGCGAAAGAAGTCTTTGCCCTTTCTTTGACGGACAATCGAGATCCTGAAATTATTGTGAAAGAAAAAGGATTGTTGCAGGTTTCTGATGAGGGAGCCATCCTTGCCATGGTCGAAGAAGTGTTGAAACAAAATGAAAAAATGGTGGAAGATTATAGAAATTCCGACGAAGGAAGAAAACCGAGGGTGTTGAAAGGCTTAATGGGACAAGTGATGAAGTTGTCCAAAGGGAAGGCAAATCCGGAATTGGTAACTAAATTAATGTTGGAAAGATTATAG